From one Musa acuminata AAA Group cultivar baxijiao chromosome BXJ2-6, Cavendish_Baxijiao_AAA, whole genome shotgun sequence genomic stretch:
- the LOC135581150 gene encoding protein BEARSKIN1-like yields the protein MASAASSSSSTGVPPGFRFHPTDEELLLYYLKKKVSFEKFELEVIREVDLNNVEPWDLQERCRIGSAPQDEWYFFSHKDRKYPTGSRTNRATGAGFWKATGRDKCIRNSYERIGMRKTLVFYRGRAPHGQKTDWIMHEYRLDDSDDARGEAGGGSDDGWVVCRVFKKKCFFKGSGEGSTSQAMENHMSVAASHDQSPSLSSNYIHPNLGHHHRHLHHHNGLYYSQMPTGPYSHGQVQDLMTNHRPSGYDFGVLPGDSAPVVKPYDGALAAAAACVGMQSERDPGPNEWAVLDGITAQQQQMNQMASQRGGEMDLWGYGK from the exons ATGGCATCGGCTGCGTCGTCGTCGTCCAGCACCGGAGTCCCGCCGGGGTTCCGGTTCCACCCCACGGACGAGGAGCTCCTGCTCTACTACCTGAAGAAGAAAGTCTCCTTCGAGAAGTTTGAGCTGGAGGTGATCAGAGAGGTTGACTTGAACAACGTTGAGCCATGGGACTTGCAAG AGCGCTGCAGGATCGGGTCTGCGCCTCAAGAtgagtggtacttcttcagccaCAAGGATCGCAAGTACCCCACCGGGTCGCGGACCAACCGCGCCACCGGCGCCGGATTCTGGAAGGCTACCGGGCGCGACAAGTGCATCCGGAACAGCTACGAGAGGATCGGCATGAGGAAGACGCTGGTGTTCTACCGCGGCCGCGCGCCCCACGGCCAGAAGACCGACTGGATCATGCACGAGTACCGGCTCGACGACTCCGACGACGCCCGGGGCGAAGCCGGCGGTGGCAGT GATGATGGATGGGTGGTGTGCAGGGTCTTCAAGAAGAAGTGCTTCTTCAAGGGCAGCGGCGAAGGGAGCACGAGCCAAGCCATGGAGAACCACATGAGCGTCGCCGCCAGCCACGACCAGTCCCCGTCGCTGAGCTCTAACTACATCCACCCAAATCTcggccaccaccaccgccacctccaccaccacAACGGCCTGTACTACTCCCAGATGCCCACCGGCCCCTACTCCCATGGCCAAGTGCAGGACCTGATGACCAACCACAGGCCGTCGGGATACGACTTCGGGGTGCTCCCCGGAGACTCGGCCCCCGTCGTCAAGCCCTACGACGGAGCATTAGCAGCTGCAGCCGCCTGCGTAGGGATGCAAAGCGAGAGGGATCCGGGCCCGAACGAGTGGGCGGTGCTTGACGGCATAACGGCGCAGCAGCAGCAGATGAATCAGATGGCGAGCCAACGCGGGGGAGAGATGGATTTGTGGGGATATGGGAAGTAA
- the LOC135613665 gene encoding GDSL esterase/lipase At1g33811-like: MACSWIMGDYFGKLVLLVLALSEVTRAWYVAPQVPCFFIFGDSLVDNGNNNNILTLARANYRPYGIDFVEGSSGRFTNGRTLVDVLAQLLGFRGFIPPYAVAERAGIFRGLNYASGAAGIRDETGNNLGDHYPLAQQINHFRDTVRVMTRMFRGNSTRAGDYLGKCIYYMGLGSNDYLNNYFMPTMYPTSREYSPRTYAALLLEDYSRQLTELYDLGARKVAIIGIGQIGCIPYELARYRNRNTRKGSSSGCNEDINTAISIFNTGLVRMVKRFNAQLPDAKFVYVNTYESSKELVANAASYGFDVIDKGCCGVGRNNGQITCLPLQTPCADRTSYLFWDAFHPTEVANVIYAKKAYNSSSASDVYPMNLRQLAMA, from the exons ATGGCGTGCTCTTGGATCATGGGAGACTACTTCGGCAAGCTCGTGCTGCTCGTTCTTGCCTTGTCCGAGGTGACGAGAGCTTGGTATGTAGCCCCTCAGGTGCCCTGCTTCTTCATCTTCGGGGACTCCCTGGTGGACAacggcaacaacaacaacatcctCACGCTCGCCCGGGCCAACTACAGGCCTTACGGCATCGACTTCGTCGAGGGCTCCTCCGGGAGGTTCACCAATGGCCGCACCTTGGTCGATGTCTTGG CTCAGTTGCTAGGTTTCCGAGGCTTCATTCCGCCCTACGCCGTCGCAGAGAGAGCTGGCATCTTTAGAGGCTTGAACTACGCGTCGGGGGCTGCCGGCATCAGAGACGAAACCGGCAACAACCTG GGAGATCACTACCCTCTTGCACAGCAAATAAACCACTTCCGTGACACCGTGAGGGTGATGACGAGAATGTTCAGGGGGAACTCCACCAGGGCTGGTGACTACCTGGGGAAATGCATCTACTACATGGGGTTGGGCAGCAATGACTACCTGAACAACTATTTCATGCCCACCATGTACCCGACCAGCAGAGAATACAGTCCCCGAACTTACGCTGCTCTCCTCCTCGAAGACTACTCCCGGCAGCTAACC GAACTGTACGATCTGGGAGCGCGAAAGGTGGCGATCATCGGGATCGGCCAGATTGGCTGCATACCGTATGAGCTAGCTCGATACAGGAATCGCAACACTAGGAAAGGCAGCAGCAGTGGTTGCAACGAGGACATCAACACGGCCATATCGATCTTTAACACAGGCCTTGTGAGGATGGTGAAGAGGTTCAATGCTCAGCTTCCTGATGCCAAATTCGTCTACGTCAACACCTACGAGAGCTCGAAAGAACTGGTCGCGAATGCAGCTTCCTACG GGTTCGATGTGATCGACAAGGGCTGCTGCGGCGTGGGGCGGAACAACGGGCAGATAACATGTCTTCCTCTTCAGACGCCCTGCGCCGACCGCACTAGCTACTTGTTCTGGGATGCATTCCACCCCACCGAGGTCGCCAATGTCATCTACGCCAAGAAAGCATACAATTCCTCTTCTGCTTCTGATGTATACCCCATGAACCTGAGGCAGCTTGCCATGGCCTGA
- the LOC103989364 gene encoding ras-related protein RABA2a: MARRAEEEYDYLFKVVLIGDSGVGKSNLLSRFTRNEFCLESKSTIGVEFATRTLQVEGRIIKSQIWDTAGQERYRAITSAYYRGALGAILVYDVTKPTTFENVSRWLKELRDHADPNIVIMLIGNKTDLKQLRAVASEDAQSYAEKEGLSYIETSALEATNVEQAFQLILAEIYRVISKKNISSDEPGPGIAGSVKEGKTIVVSASESNTKKQCCST, translated from the exons ATGGCGAGGAGAGCGGAGGAGGAGTACGACTACCTCTTCAAGGTGGTGTTGATCGGCGACTCGGGAGTGGGCAAATCCAACCTCCTTTCCCGCTTCACCCGCAACGAGTTCTGCCTGGAGTCCAAGTCCACCATCGGCGTTGAATTCGCCACCCGAACCCTCCAG GTTGAAGGCCGGATAATAAAATCCCAAATATGGGACACAGCAGGCCAGGAACGATACCGGGCAATAACAAGTGCCTACTACCGTGGGGCCCTTGGTGCTATCCTAGTGTATGATGTGACCAAACCAACCACATTCGAGAATGTCAGTCGATGGCTCAAGGAGCTCCGTGACCATGCTGACCCTAATATCGTGATCATGCTCATCGGTAACAAGACTGACCTCAAGCAACTCCGTGCAGTGGCCTCGGAGGATGCACAAAGCTATGCTGAAAAGGAAGGGCTTTCGTATATCGAGACATCTGCCCTTGAGGCGACGAATGTGGAGCAGGCATTTCAGTTGATTCTTGCGGAGATATATCGAGTCATCAGTAAAAAGAACATCTCTTCCGATGAGCCTGGACCTGGAATTGCTGGAAGTGTTAAAGAAGGGAAAACCATTGTGGTCTCAGCATCAGAGTCCAACACAAAGAAGCAATGCTGCTCAACATAG